A genomic region of Mycobacterium senriense contains the following coding sequences:
- a CDS encoding zinc-dependent alcohol dehydrogenase family protein — protein sequence MRAIQIERFGDPAEVLRVVDIEEPPPPGPHEVLLSVEISPLNKHDLLVVMGALARPSLPHIPGAEGVARVLATGAEVDGLQVGDLVVLPLYAGAWRERLVVPADGLFALPADGDIEQYSMLGSNPPTAGLMLSECTTLQPGDWVVQNAANSGVGRSMIALAKLRGLKTINLARDDTTFAELTAAGADVVHLDDPDAVSDVRAAIGDARVALAVDAVGGPGVARLLELLSDGGRLVSYSWARNEPMWVDTSTLVGKHLTVRGFFVGDFDYRNKVLPVIREATPLVADGALAVPVGAAYPLEHIQDAVQHLLRGGKILLKVAADG from the coding sequence ATGCGCGCCATCCAGATTGAACGGTTCGGCGACCCCGCGGAGGTGCTCCGCGTCGTCGACATAGAGGAGCCGCCGCCACCGGGTCCGCACGAGGTTCTGCTGAGCGTTGAGATCTCGCCGTTGAACAAACACGACCTCCTGGTTGTCATGGGCGCGCTCGCGCGACCATCGCTGCCCCACATACCAGGTGCAGAGGGGGTCGCCCGCGTGCTTGCCACTGGTGCCGAGGTCGATGGACTTCAAGTCGGCGATCTGGTCGTGCTACCCCTGTATGCCGGTGCGTGGCGTGAGCGGCTCGTCGTGCCCGCCGACGGCCTGTTCGCACTCCCCGCCGACGGTGACATCGAGCAGTACTCGATGCTGGGCAGCAACCCCCCGACAGCAGGCTTGATGCTCAGTGAATGCACCACCCTGCAGCCCGGCGACTGGGTGGTTCAGAACGCCGCGAACTCCGGTGTGGGACGGTCAATGATCGCGCTAGCCAAACTTCGTGGACTGAAGACGATCAACCTGGCCCGCGACGACACAACGTTCGCCGAGCTCACAGCAGCCGGGGCCGACGTCGTCCACCTCGACGACCCCGATGCGGTCAGCGATGTTCGAGCAGCGATCGGCGACGCGCGAGTGGCGCTGGCAGTGGATGCCGTCGGGGGTCCGGGGGTAGCGCGGTTGCTCGAATTGCTGTCCGACGGTGGACGGTTGGTCAGCTATTCCTGGGCCAGGAACGAACCCATGTGGGTCGACACCTCGACACTGGTCGGCAAACACCTCACCGTCCGCGGATTCTTTGTCGGCGACTTCGACTACCGCAACAAAGTGCTGCCGGTCATTCGTGAGGCGACACCGCTGGTGGCCGACGGCGCCCTCGCTGTCCCGGTGGGGGCCGCGTACCCCCTGGAGCATATCCAGGACGCGGTGCAACATCTCCTCCGTGGCGGCAAGATCCTGCTCAAAGTGGCGGCTGACGGTTAG
- a CDS encoding helix-turn-helix domain-containing protein: MTPTVSALGNFLRARREQLRPEDVGLDSGPRRRVRGLRREELAMLAGISVDYYLRLEQGRDRHPSSQVLDALARALRLDIKATEHLHRLAGLQAAHSPRPVAEAAADGLDQLIEQISLPAIVTNRYQDVLAANAIACALSPGFAPGENFLRWRLLTPAARDFFVDWDEATEVAVSGLRESAAGNVGDPRLRALIDELSAASDRFRELWARADVGYRSGILHLRHPLVGDLYLRRTRLSVPDSDTQVFIYHPEPGSDSAKALEALAAS; encoded by the coding sequence ATGACGCCAACGGTCAGCGCGCTGGGTAACTTCCTGCGCGCGCGCCGCGAACAACTCCGCCCGGAGGATGTCGGGTTGGATTCCGGACCTCGCAGGCGCGTCCGGGGATTGCGCCGCGAAGAGTTGGCGATGCTCGCGGGCATTAGCGTCGACTACTACCTGCGACTCGAGCAAGGTCGTGACCGGCACCCGTCCTCACAGGTGCTCGATGCGCTCGCCCGGGCGCTGCGACTGGATATCAAAGCCACAGAACATCTGCATCGGCTTGCGGGCTTACAAGCGGCGCATAGCCCTCGGCCTGTTGCAGAGGCAGCGGCTGACGGTCTCGATCAACTGATCGAGCAGATCTCGCTTCCTGCGATCGTCACCAACCGATACCAGGATGTGTTGGCCGCCAATGCGATTGCCTGCGCGTTGTCACCAGGGTTCGCGCCCGGCGAGAACTTCTTGCGGTGGCGGCTGCTGACACCGGCTGCTCGCGATTTTTTCGTCGACTGGGACGAGGCAACCGAGGTCGCGGTGAGTGGCTTACGGGAATCCGCGGCCGGCAATGTGGGTGATCCTCGCTTACGCGCCTTGATCGACGAGCTTTCGGCAGCCAGCGACCGATTCCGCGAACTCTGGGCACGCGCAGATGTCGGATACCGTAGCGGCATCCTCCACCTGCGACATCCCCTGGTGGGTGATCTCTACCTTCGCCGCACGAGGCTCAGCGTCCCCGACTCAGACACTCAGGTGTTCATTTACCACCCCGAGCCGGGCAGTGATTCGGCAAAAGCGCTTGAGGCACTCGCAGCCTCATAA
- a CDS encoding zinc-dependent alcohol dehydrogenase family protein: MRSVVAEKVGEPSEVLQLQARPIPEPGIGQVRIRVTAAPVEASDLHTVRGRYGFTPEFPTVPGIESVGVIDEIGSSAEGLTIGQRVITIGVTGTWQEYVVADAERVLPVPAGMSDSTAAQILSNPLTAVILTSEKLDVRSGEWLLQTAAGSIVGQSVIQLGTHVGFKTLNVVRRRSAVEDVLALGGTAVICTEDEDLRERVAEIAGADGVSKAIDCVSGQVGAGALSTHRQTEPDKLTIPIFARSLIYETKTVRGFWLFRWFNQTPKDRMAATIDRTLQLVDSGALRVPEGQPIPAEKFSEAVYLAEAPAHGGKPLLVFET; this comes from the coding sequence ATGCGGTCTGTCGTTGCCGAGAAGGTAGGCGAACCGTCCGAGGTCCTGCAGCTACAGGCCCGGCCAATCCCGGAGCCTGGCATCGGCCAGGTCCGGATCCGGGTAACAGCTGCACCGGTTGAGGCCAGCGATCTACACACCGTCCGCGGCAGATACGGATTTACCCCGGAGTTTCCCACCGTGCCCGGAATCGAATCCGTTGGTGTGATCGACGAAATCGGGAGCAGTGCAGAGGGATTGACCATCGGGCAGCGCGTCATCACAATCGGAGTCACGGGCACCTGGCAGGAATACGTCGTTGCCGATGCCGAGCGAGTGCTGCCTGTACCCGCGGGCATGAGCGATTCCACCGCCGCCCAGATTCTCAGCAATCCGCTCACCGCCGTCATCTTGACCAGTGAAAAGCTCGATGTTCGGTCGGGTGAATGGCTTTTGCAGACCGCAGCCGGCTCAATCGTGGGCCAGTCGGTCATCCAACTGGGAACCCACGTCGGCTTCAAAACCCTCAACGTGGTCCGTCGTCGCTCGGCTGTCGAGGACGTCCTCGCGCTGGGCGGCACCGCGGTGATCTGCACCGAAGACGAGGACCTGCGCGAACGGGTGGCCGAGATCGCCGGCGCCGATGGCGTGTCCAAGGCGATCGACTGCGTGAGCGGTCAGGTGGGCGCGGGTGCGTTGTCCACGCATCGGCAAACCGAACCCGACAAACTCACCATCCCCATCTTCGCCCGCTCGCTGATCTACGAAACCAAGACCGTTCGGGGGTTCTGGCTGTTCCGCTGGTTCAACCAAACCCCGAAGGATCGGATGGCGGCAACGATCGACCGGACACTTCAGCTCGTCGACAGTGGTGCGCTACGGGTGCCCGAGGGGCAGCCGATCCCCGCCGAAAAGTTCAGTGAGGCGGTTTATTTGGCCGAAGCGCCCGCACACGGGGGCAAACCGCTGCTGGTGTTCGAAACGTAA
- a CDS encoding nitrilase-related carbon-nitrogen hydrolase, with product MTTIRAAAVQLRPELYSRDGTVERVVAKIDELATRGVQFATFPETVVPYYPYFSFVQPPYQMLPEQIRLMREAVTVPSPATQAIADAASRAGMVVSIGVNERDGGSLFNTQLLFDADGALIQRRRKITPTYHERIIWGQGDGSGLRAVDSAVGRIGQLACWEHYNPLARYALIADGEQIHSAMFPGSIFGDLFARQAEVQVRNHALESGVFVVVATAWLDPDQQAQLMADTGCPIGPISGGCFTAIITPQGEPLSEPLRSGEGEVIGDLDFTLIDKRKAFMDSVGHYSRPELLSLLIDHTPSAYIHRRFPGSSIVPGTEESVMVLTDPVTTSVDGGAV from the coding sequence GTGACCACAATCCGGGCAGCGGCAGTCCAACTGCGTCCTGAGCTGTACAGCCGGGACGGGACCGTCGAGCGCGTCGTCGCGAAGATCGACGAACTGGCAACGCGTGGCGTGCAATTCGCGACTTTTCCGGAGACTGTCGTTCCCTATTATCCGTATTTTTCGTTTGTGCAGCCCCCGTACCAAATGCTGCCCGAGCAAATACGGCTCATGCGGGAGGCCGTCACCGTGCCATCCCCGGCGACACAGGCAATCGCCGACGCCGCAAGCCGCGCCGGAATGGTGGTCTCCATAGGTGTGAACGAGCGCGACGGCGGCTCACTGTTCAACACCCAGCTGCTTTTCGATGCGGACGGAGCACTGATCCAGCGTCGCCGAAAGATCACTCCGACCTATCACGAACGCATCATCTGGGGCCAAGGCGATGGCAGCGGACTTCGAGCCGTCGACAGCGCAGTGGGTCGCATTGGCCAGCTGGCCTGTTGGGAGCACTACAACCCGCTGGCCCGCTACGCGCTGATCGCCGACGGCGAGCAAATTCATTCGGCGATGTTTCCGGGATCCATTTTCGGCGACCTGTTTGCCCGGCAGGCGGAAGTCCAGGTGCGCAACCATGCGCTCGAATCGGGTGTCTTCGTGGTCGTGGCAACCGCCTGGCTCGATCCCGATCAGCAGGCGCAGCTCATGGCGGACACGGGTTGCCCGATAGGGCCGATCTCGGGTGGCTGCTTCACCGCGATCATCACACCGCAAGGCGAGCCGCTCAGTGAGCCCCTGCGTTCCGGTGAAGGCGAGGTGATCGGGGATCTGGACTTTACGTTGATCGACAAACGCAAGGCCTTCATGGACTCCGTCGGGCACTACAGCCGACCCGAATTGCTAAGTCTCCTTATCGATCACACTCCCAGCGCCTACATTCATCGACGGTTTCCGGGATCGTCTATCGTGCCTGGCACTGAGGAGAGCGTGATGGTACTCACGGATCCGGTGACGACGTCGGTTGACGGAGGCGCCGTATGA
- a CDS encoding NAD(P)H-binding protein, whose product MSTPLYLITGAGGGTGGVSRQVIEQLRAGGNQVRALVHRDDARADPLRELGAEVVIGDLTEPRDVVNAMAGVDRMFFSMSVSPDYLTATAVICDAALEYGHLEVVVNMSQMTVSQMTLTSEGESHQHRLHYLAEHVLNWSGIPVVHIRPTAFLDNPIFTWFAAPSLRERNLLVLPFGTGRTSPIATSDVARAVAAVLVDPADRIGNIYELTGPTSLDIDGLAAEYARGLHRPIQGSDIPHETWVQEVLKPLGLPEHLQQHLTTMALLHRAGRYDRATDDVEKLTGQQASTVGEYVAEHPELFS is encoded by the coding sequence ATGAGTACGCCCCTGTATCTGATCACCGGCGCGGGTGGGGGCACCGGTGGGGTCAGCAGACAAGTGATCGAGCAACTGCGCGCGGGTGGAAACCAGGTGCGCGCGTTGGTCCATCGAGACGATGCTCGTGCCGATCCGCTGCGCGAACTCGGCGCTGAAGTGGTCATCGGGGATCTGACCGAACCGCGAGATGTCGTCAACGCCATGGCCGGCGTCGATCGCATGTTCTTTTCGATGAGCGTTTCGCCGGACTACCTGACGGCGACAGCCGTAATCTGTGATGCTGCATTGGAATACGGTCACCTGGAGGTGGTCGTGAACATGTCTCAGATGACGGTGTCGCAGATGACGCTGACCAGCGAGGGGGAGTCTCACCAACATCGGCTGCACTACCTCGCAGAGCACGTCTTAAACTGGTCGGGAATACCGGTGGTGCACATCAGACCGACGGCGTTTTTGGATAATCCGATCTTTACCTGGTTCGCCGCGCCATCGCTGCGGGAACGAAATCTGTTGGTGTTGCCCTTCGGAACCGGGCGAACCTCGCCGATTGCCACCAGCGACGTGGCCCGCGCGGTCGCGGCAGTGCTCGTCGACCCCGCCGACCGTATCGGGAATATCTACGAGTTGACCGGACCGACCAGCCTGGACATCGACGGGCTGGCAGCCGAATACGCACGGGGACTGCACCGGCCGATACAAGGTTCCGACATTCCGCATGAGACCTGGGTCCAGGAAGTCCTCAAACCGCTCGGCCTGCCCGAGCACCTGCAGCAGCACCTCACCACGATGGCGCTCCTGCACCGGGCCGGACGCTACGACCGAGCCACCGATGACGTCGAAAAGCTCACGGGGCAGCAGGCTTCCACGGTTGGCGAATACGTCGCCGAACATCCCGAGCTGTTCTCATAG
- a CDS encoding glucose-6-phosphate dehydrogenase: MREQLYDFFGEIFQRYFRPATCAYRRTGGGLVERWLALTDDVPDHLAQARRAAMAWGKAETPTATITSETFVITQNGLMYAAGLSESRRALYYLATPTALFDPFVDQVDTAELRDGAVVVVDSRFGRDLASAHPMDVALRRILDEHLALRVDLPS, encoded by the coding sequence ATGCGCGAGCAACTGTACGACTTTTTCGGCGAGATCTTCCAGCGGTACTTCAGACCCGCCACCTGCGCATATCGGCGAACGGGCGGAGGACTCGTCGAACGGTGGCTCGCGCTGACTGACGACGTCCCGGATCATTTAGCACAAGCCCGGCGCGCCGCAATGGCTTGGGGCAAAGCCGAGACCCCGACCGCCACGATCACCTCGGAAACATTCGTGATCACCCAAAACGGACTGATGTATGCCGCCGGGTTGAGCGAGTCGCGCCGGGCGCTGTATTACCTGGCCACGCCGACAGCGTTGTTCGACCCGTTCGTCGACCAGGTCGACACCGCCGAACTGCGTGATGGCGCGGTGGTCGTAGTGGACAGCCGGTTCGGCCGCGACCTCGCATCCGCTCATCCGATGGACGTCGCGCTGCGGCGGATACTCGATGAGCACCTGGCGCTGCGGGTGGATCTGCCCTCGTAG
- a CDS encoding SPFH domain-containing protein produces MIILYALAAALGLGVLWLGTNVRVVKQFEQGVVFRFGRAQTGVRGPGLTMLIPIADRLKKVNMQIITMPVPAQDGITRDNVTVRVDAVIYFKVADPVRVVVDVQDYVSAIGQVAQTSLRSIIGKSDLDDLLCNREGLNQGLELMIDSPAVGWGIHIDRVEIKDVVLPDSMKRSIARQAEAERERRARVITADGELQASEKLAQAAETMAVHPAALQLRLLETVVEVAAEKNSTLVLPFPVELLRFLERATPQASGTRDDEAAMPST; encoded by the coding sequence ATGATCATCCTTTACGCATTGGCCGCAGCGCTCGGCCTTGGTGTGCTCTGGTTGGGCACAAACGTTCGGGTCGTCAAGCAATTCGAACAAGGCGTCGTCTTTCGTTTCGGACGTGCGCAAACCGGGGTCCGTGGACCGGGGCTCACGATGCTGATTCCAATCGCGGATCGCCTCAAGAAGGTGAACATGCAGATCATTACGATGCCGGTGCCGGCCCAGGATGGCATCACGCGCGACAACGTGACCGTGCGTGTGGATGCTGTCATCTATTTCAAGGTTGCGGATCCGGTGCGTGTGGTTGTCGACGTACAGGACTATGTGTCCGCTATTGGCCAGGTCGCCCAGACATCGCTGCGTTCAATCATCGGCAAAAGCGACCTGGACGACCTACTCTGCAACCGCGAGGGTCTCAATCAGGGACTGGAGTTGATGATCGACAGCCCCGCGGTGGGCTGGGGTATTCACATCGACCGCGTGGAAATTAAGGATGTAGTACTGCCGGATTCGATGAAGCGGTCGATCGCGCGCCAAGCCGAGGCGGAGCGTGAGCGGCGCGCTCGGGTTATCACCGCTGACGGTGAACTACAGGCGTCTGAAAAACTGGCCCAAGCGGCCGAGACGATGGCCGTGCACCCGGCTGCGCTTCAGTTGCGGCTCTTGGAAACCGTGGTCGAGGTCGCCGCGGAGAAGAACTCGACCCTGGTGCTTCCCTTCCCCGTCGAACTGCTCCGGTTTTTGGAACGAGCAACACCGCAAGCATCCGGGACTCGGGACGACGAAGCCGCTATGCCCTCCACCTGA
- a CDS encoding DUF1918 domain-containing protein yields MKAHVGDYLVVKGTTAERHDQHAEIIEVRSQDGSPPYVVRWLVTGHEATVYPGSDAVVVTAAEHTEAARRTAARARHAATTRTTVP; encoded by the coding sequence ATGAAGGCGCATGTCGGCGACTACCTCGTGGTAAAGGGCACAACCGCGGAACGGCATGATCAACATGCTGAGATCATCGAGGTGCGCTCACAAGACGGCTCTCCGCCATACGTGGTGCGTTGGCTGGTGACTGGGCACGAGGCGACGGTGTACCCCGGGTCTGACGCGGTGGTCGTCACCGCCGCCGAGCACACGGAGGCCGCACGACGCACTGCCGCGCGGGCCCGCCACGCGGCCACAACCCGCACAACGGTTCCGTGA
- a CDS encoding ABC transporter substrate-binding protein, with the protein MAARAVLVTPLSGPLVRFGIAGASALALWAERSGVSLEVIDAYPSAASAIRAAEASRPDVVFGPYGSGPALAAAAASKGVVWNHGGATARLARPAYPRVVNVESPASRYLAAVLETLVADGLGKGSEVVIVHVDTGFGREVAEGAATVARRLGLRRRAVTFRPGRARDVLAQVPAGDVLLSAGSFDDDVAIAQWGSERRWRAVGLVAAGVDELRHALGKLVERFYGPCQWFDDGTDDPVDGPNSEWFSRCYRGANSTEPPYPAAAAFAAGVVWERCVKEAGTVESLPVLAASQRLDTTTLFGRFRVDPVTGVQTGHQIRVVQWRDGRRVLVDRPHRRT; encoded by the coding sequence GTGGCAGCGCGCGCCGTCCTAGTTACCCCACTGTCGGGGCCGCTGGTCAGATTCGGGATAGCAGGGGCGAGCGCTCTTGCTCTCTGGGCCGAGCGTTCCGGAGTAAGTCTGGAGGTGATTGACGCTTACCCCTCCGCGGCGTCCGCGATACGGGCGGCCGAGGCTAGCCGGCCCGACGTGGTGTTCGGGCCCTACGGTTCGGGGCCCGCGCTCGCGGCCGCGGCCGCCAGCAAAGGGGTCGTCTGGAACCACGGTGGCGCCACCGCCCGGCTCGCGCGGCCGGCGTATCCCCGTGTCGTCAACGTGGAGTCTCCCGCTTCCCGCTATCTCGCCGCAGTGCTCGAAACCCTTGTCGCCGACGGCCTTGGGAAGGGGTCGGAGGTGGTGATAGTGCACGTCGACACGGGGTTTGGTCGCGAGGTGGCCGAAGGGGCGGCGACGGTTGCGCGGCGACTTGGTCTGCGGCGGCGGGCGGTCACTTTTCGGCCAGGCCGGGCGAGAGACGTGCTGGCGCAAGTCCCGGCGGGTGATGTGCTGTTATCGGCCGGTTCCTTCGACGACGACGTCGCCATCGCACAGTGGGGAAGCGAACGCCGTTGGCGTGCAGTTGGATTGGTCGCCGCGGGGGTCGATGAGCTCCGGCATGCCCTCGGTAAGCTCGTTGAGCGGTTTTACGGACCGTGCCAGTGGTTTGACGACGGGACAGATGATCCTGTGGACGGGCCTAACAGCGAGTGGTTCAGCCGTTGTTACCGGGGCGCGAACAGTACTGAGCCGCCCTATCCGGCTGCTGCGGCCTTCGCCGCGGGTGTCGTTTGGGAGCGCTGTGTGAAGGAAGCCGGCACTGTTGAATCCTTGCCGGTGCTGGCCGCGTCACAACGACTCGATACCACCACCTTGTTCGGTCGCTTTCGTGTCGACCCGGTCACCGGCGTGCAAACCGGCCATCAGATTCGCGTCGTCCAGTGGCGAGACGGACGGCGGGTGCTGGTTGATCGGCCGCATCGTCGGACCTGA
- a CDS encoding alpha/beta hydrolase produces MTIQLAARAPERVLAAVLFDPAAGARFDTTIPKLVKYPTKALGAAYTAFRDTLGDPTQLTPGEQLGYFRVLAAVAVPNLRYPLGAVRTIKAIIESGDYTPMLHTMRDEGMPTMVVHAEKDMIVPFLHARELANESDATLYKVPEAYHSWMIANPRQGADAFRQLQDGELGVVLRNAADTMGIADVDDHEAWERELLDPDALVLKFIRGRDRIEIGPEELDHVDLELVRRTERSQERMSWARRTYRRCAAKHLHQARSLIRQNTRIEPEHGE; encoded by the coding sequence ATGACCATCCAGCTGGCCGCACGCGCGCCCGAGCGGGTACTCGCCGCCGTGCTGTTCGACCCGGCGGCCGGAGCCCGGTTCGACACGACCATCCCCAAACTGGTGAAGTACCCGACCAAGGCGTTGGGCGCGGCCTACACGGCGTTCCGCGACACACTGGGTGACCCGACGCAGCTCACACCCGGCGAGCAACTCGGATACTTCCGCGTGCTGGCCGCGGTGGCGGTGCCCAACCTGCGGTATCCCCTTGGGGCCGTCCGAACCATCAAGGCCATCATCGAGTCCGGTGATTACACGCCGATGCTGCACACCATGCGCGACGAGGGGATGCCCACGATGGTGGTGCACGCCGAGAAAGACATGATCGTGCCGTTTTTACACGCGCGCGAACTCGCCAACGAGTCCGACGCCACGCTGTACAAGGTGCCAGAGGCGTACCACTCGTGGATGATCGCGAATCCGCGGCAGGGCGCCGACGCGTTTCGTCAACTGCAGGACGGCGAACTGGGCGTGGTGCTTCGCAACGCCGCCGACACGATGGGCATCGCCGACGTCGATGACCATGAGGCGTGGGAGCGCGAATTGCTGGACCCCGATGCGCTGGTGTTGAAGTTCATCCGCGGCCGCGACCGAATCGAGATCGGGCCCGAGGAGCTTGACCACGTAGACCTCGAGCTGGTGCGCCGTACCGAGCGTTCGCAGGAACGGATGTCCTGGGCTCGACGAACCTATCGCAGGTGCGCGGCCAAGCACCTGCATCAGGCGCGATCCCTGATTCGGCAGAACACCCGGATCGAGCCGGAGCACGGCGAATAG
- a CDS encoding excinuclease ABC subunit UvrA → MTQPDRSTDEIDPCVRVYGARVHNLRGVDVVAPRDALVAFTGISGSGKSSLAFGTIYAEAQRRYFESVAPYARRLLLPTGAPKVDDITGLPPAVALQQRRGSATSRSTVGTVTTLSNLLRMLFSRAGTYPPGATERLDSDAFSPNTAVGACPECHGLGRIHRVTEETLVPDPSLTIREGAVAAWPGAWQGQNLRDILVTLGYDIDKPWRKLPKRQRDWILFTDEQPTVEIDPSQHPVQADYYYNGTFSSAERHVRHTLANSHSAMMRRRVLQFVDSVECPVCDGSGLRPEALKVTFAGRTIADYVAMPLADLADTLRPTASRTDAAAAYESTKSGELTEVATMIAADLVARLQVLIDLGLGYLTLSRRTPTVSPGELQRLRLATQLRAGLFGVLYVLDEPSAGLHPADAEPLLEVLDRLRRAGNSLFVVEHDMDVVRRADWIVDVGPGAGEFGGGVLYSGPVPGLADIEGSITRNYLFEGAGPPPRQPRTQSGWLRLRAICFHNLRDLDVDLPLGVYTAVTGVSGSGKSTLVVKVLGDVVHSHLGTGRAAEPAESNDDETDSGILDLDHDASVGVTAEGAEEINRLVSVDQRPIGRTPRSTLATYTGLFDAVRREFAATPKARRRGWTAGRFSFNVAEGRCPTCQGEGFVSVELLFLPGTYATCPECQGARYSDETLEVRYRDRTIADVLAMTVDEAAEFFADVASAARSLTTLQEVGLGYLRLGQPATELSGGEAQRIKLAAELQRPRRGHTLYVLDEPTTGLHPADVDLLDRQLHRLVDAGNTVVVAEHDMRMVAGADWVIDLGPGAGSDGGRVVAAGPPTKVARAKHSRTAPYLAKRLAHAECLPA, encoded by the coding sequence ATGACCCAACCCGATCGAAGCACGGACGAAATCGACCCTTGCGTGCGTGTGTACGGGGCGCGGGTTCACAATCTGCGGGGCGTCGACGTCGTAGCGCCGCGCGACGCGCTGGTCGCGTTCACCGGAATCTCGGGATCCGGCAAATCGTCGCTGGCCTTCGGGACCATCTATGCCGAGGCCCAGCGCCGCTACTTCGAATCGGTCGCACCGTACGCCCGTCGCCTGCTATTGCCAACCGGCGCGCCAAAAGTAGATGACATCACCGGGCTACCGCCCGCCGTCGCATTACAGCAGCGCCGGGGTTCGGCGACGTCGCGGTCGACGGTCGGCACCGTCACCACCCTGTCGAACCTGCTGAGGATGCTGTTCTCCCGCGCCGGAACCTACCCGCCGGGAGCCACGGAACGACTGGACTCCGATGCGTTCTCCCCGAACACCGCGGTGGGTGCGTGCCCCGAATGCCACGGGCTGGGACGAATCCATCGGGTGACTGAAGAGACACTGGTACCAGACCCGTCGCTGACCATCCGCGAAGGTGCGGTTGCCGCATGGCCGGGTGCGTGGCAGGGCCAAAACCTACGCGACATCCTCGTCACACTGGGCTACGACATCGACAAGCCATGGCGGAAACTCCCTAAGCGTCAACGGGATTGGATTCTGTTCACCGATGAGCAACCCACAGTCGAAATCGATCCGAGCCAGCACCCCGTGCAGGCCGACTATTACTACAACGGCACGTTCTCCAGCGCCGAACGCCACGTCCGCCACACGTTGGCCAACTCCCATAGCGCGATGATGCGGCGCCGCGTATTGCAATTCGTCGACAGCGTCGAGTGCCCGGTCTGCGACGGTTCCGGGTTGCGGCCGGAGGCGCTGAAGGTGACATTCGCCGGACGCACCATCGCCGACTACGTGGCGATGCCCTTGGCCGACCTTGCTGACACGTTGCGCCCGACGGCTTCCCGGACCGATGCCGCCGCCGCTTACGAGTCAACGAAATCCGGTGAGCTGACGGAAGTGGCGACCATGATCGCCGCCGACCTCGTCGCACGCCTGCAGGTACTCATAGATCTCGGCCTCGGCTATCTCACGTTGAGTCGCCGCACGCCGACCGTGTCGCCCGGCGAGCTGCAGCGGTTGCGGCTGGCCACTCAACTGCGCGCCGGCTTGTTCGGCGTGCTCTATGTGTTAGACGAGCCGTCGGCCGGACTGCACCCCGCCGACGCCGAACCGCTACTCGAAGTGCTCGATCGGCTGCGGCGCGCGGGCAACTCGCTGTTCGTGGTCGAGCACGATATGGACGTGGTACGCCGTGCCGACTGGATAGTCGACGTGGGACCCGGGGCCGGAGAGTTTGGCGGGGGCGTGCTCTACAGCGGGCCGGTGCCGGGCCTCGCCGACATCGAGGGGTCGATCACTCGCAACTACCTTTTCGAGGGAGCCGGGCCGCCACCCCGTCAACCGCGCACGCAGTCCGGGTGGCTGCGGCTGCGCGCGATCTGCTTCCACAATTTGAGAGACCTCGACGTGGACCTGCCACTTGGCGTGTACACCGCGGTCACCGGAGTGTCCGGTTCAGGCAAGTCGACGCTCGTCGTCAAGGTGCTCGGCGATGTCGTGCACAGCCATCTCGGCACTGGACGAGCCGCCGAGCCGGCCGAATCCAATGACGACGAAACCGACAGTGGGATCCTGGATCTCGATCACGACGCGAGTGTCGGTGTGACGGCAGAGGGGGCCGAGGAGATCAACCGGCTGGTATCCGTCGACCAGCGCCCGATCGGACGCACGCCGCGCTCGACGCTGGCGACTTACACCGGCTTGTTCGACGCCGTGCGCCGTGAATTCGCCGCGACCCCGAAGGCGCGTCGCCGCGGCTGGACAGCGGGCAGGTTCTCGTTCAACGTGGCCGAAGGGCGCTGCCCCACCTGTCAGGGGGAGGGATTCGTCTCGGTCGAATTGTTGTTCTTGCCAGGCACATACGCCACATGTCCGGAGTGTCAAGGGGCGCGCTACTCCGACGAGACGCTCGAGGTGCGTTACCGCGACCGTACGATCGCCGACGTCCTGGCGATGACCGTCGATGAGGCCGCGGAGTTTTTTGCCGACGTCGCCAGCGCAGCGCGTAGCCTGACCACGCTGCAAGAGGTCGGATTGGGGTATCTCCGTCTGGGACAGCCCGCGACCGAGCTGTCGGGTGGCGAGGCGCAGCGGATCAAGCTCGCCGCGGAGCTGCAGAGACCCCGACGAGGGCACACCCTGTACGTGCTCGACGAGCCGACCACCGGGCTGCACCCCGCCGATGTGGATCTGCTCGACCGTCAACTGCACCGCCTGGTCGACGCGGGCAACACCGTCGTGGTGGCCGAACACGACATGCGGATGGTCGCGGGGGCGGACTGGGTGATCGACCTGGGACCGGGAGCCGGCAGCGACGGCGGACGGGTCGTCGCTGCGGGGCCGCCGACGAAGGTGGCACGTGCGAAACACAGCCGCACGGCGCCGTATCTGGCGAAGCGGTTGGCGCACGCCGAGTGCTTGCCGGCTTGA